One genomic segment of Stigmatopora argus isolate UIUO_Sarg chromosome 3, RoL_Sarg_1.0, whole genome shotgun sequence includes these proteins:
- the prr33 gene encoding uncharacterized protein prr33, with protein MAVTFGTAIPTGLFSLQYPPPLFPKPGKDNARLQKLLKRNAKKKTSPQVSQSASAFRSSLSPVNEASPDLERSDHSTPPKTPEVPYAFYSGQQSSRFAARPLYQHVASPYPQRAAYSRAGRFSPQPFAFPSYPQHRSGVASLYSNSLQMCQAQAVLRTPVQPLPLHPMPPQQPSPFASQLAGPPPVLKPPDLIPFPETPRLTVAPPTMPKPVSPHPTFYPAMQSHAMIRPLTVLTQIVKPKSPRPTFKATENLKSPKSMFEVPQIRSYTASTSYYETSRTPPVYDTVALTAIGTTVTTESNLEANLAFETGRVPTPNTSITLEQQAQTLTTYLRETAKVEINPAVAPTIELSRHTPTLEMRSKTPTQEMQSPRCLTGRPRTPAKRAATPVFEISKPNPLLFAVSPVMVEPERSRTPNLVLGSVLIEDAPVSFPTIITKSKSEPDLTRRTPTAELTPAVTSVGYQRPKTPTYEATRLLNSSPAFKRPRTPTYGASTYSGSAEAFQRSKTPTLVGPKSKSAYRGLMPGEYAAYGGIRTHTPTFGITRDQATAIEPAETPPHKTPAQELTVVKNTPQVQEISATPSIPMIVVSQMPQTTAVTPPPEARTVSPNIPEKQHQIQDTPNIRPANSKKIQKTDLPKPPVTKQAPPASDKDPMKAVRKLLGKEKVLPSKGQDQASVEQLVKSVEVEKIKADSIQNQEKDKKGGTVPTAEKKDDSAQTTQKPKALKSKLSGWSRLKKHMVVEQEDPSFPQTQGASQDQSQEVNVDGSTPPKALKMWDAVLFQMFSSKENIMHQIELKKKEEQQITHENKDKDKARDETKEIPSFAHRLPILLFSPKFDAKKLKEAASRPLTKFSTVFEMGLIARKAKEDEPKDFNRTARGFSSS; from the coding sequence ATGGCAGTCACTTTCGGAACCGCTATCCCAACCGGATTATTTTCCCTCCAGTACCCGCCCCCCCTGTTCCCCAAGCCAGGGAAAGACAATGCACGTCTACAGAAGCTCCTGAAACGAAATGCCAAAAAGAAGACGTCCCCACAGGTGTCACAGTCTGCCAGTGCTTTCCGCTCCAGTCTTTCCCCTGTGAATGAAGCCAGCCCCGACCTCGAACGCAGTGATCACTCAACACCACCCAAAACTCCCGAGGTGCCATACGCATTCTACAGTGGCCAGCAGTCATCCCGATTTGCTGCGCGACCACTATATCAGCATGTTGCATCCCCATATCCGCAGCGGGCAGCTTACTCTCGAGCAGGCCGGTTTTCACCTCAGCCATTCGCCTTCCCTTCATATCCACAACATAGAAGTGGTGTGGCATCACTTTATTCAAATTCTTTACAAATGTGCCAAGCACAGGCCGTTCTGAGGACACCTGTCCAACCATTGCCTCTTCACCCGATGCCCCCTCAGCAACCTTCTCCTTTTGCATCTCAGCTAGCGGGTCCTCCTCCTGTGTTAAAACCCCCTGATTTGATTCCTTTTCCAGAAACTCCCAGACTGACTGTAGCCCCACCAACCATGCCAAAGCCAGTTAGTCCCCATCCGACCTTCTATCCAGCAATGCAAAGTCATGCTATGATTCGGCCTCTCACTGTGCTGACTCAGATCGTCAAGCCCAAAAGTCCTCGTCCAACATTCAAAGCCACTGAAAACTTAAAATCTCCCAAGTCTATGTTTGAGGTCCCCCAAATACGCTCGTATACGGCGAGTACCTCTTACTACGAAACATCCAGGACGCCACCCGTGTATGACACAGTCGCTCTAACTGCCATCGGGACTACCGTCACCACTGAAAGCAATCTAGAAGCAAACTTGGCATTTGAAACTGGTAGAGTTCCCACCCCAAATACTTCAATCACGTTGGAACAACAGGCACAAACATTAACAACTTATTTAAGAGAAACTGCAAAAGTAGAGATAAACCCTGCTGTAGCGCCAACCATTGAGCTCAGCCGACACACACCTACATTGGAAATGAGAAGCAAAACACCAACACAGGAAATGCAATCACCACGGTGTCTCACAGGGCGCCCGAGGACCCCAGCAAAGCGCGCCGCCACGCCCGTGTTTGAGATCTCCAAACCTAACCCTCTCTTGTTTGCAGTATCACCAGTGATGGTGGAACCAGAGAGGTCAAGAACCCCCAACTTGGTTCTTGGTTCAGTTCTGATTGAGGACGCCCCTGTGAGCTTCCCAACCATAATTACAAAGTCCAAATCAGAACCTGATTTGACCAGAAGAACTCCAACTGCTGAGCTAACACCTGCTGTGACATCTGTTGGATATCAGAGGCCTAAAACACCAACGTATGAGGCAACACGACTACTCAACTCATCTCCAGCTTTTAAAAGACCAAGAACACCTACATATGGGGCGTCCACCTATAGTGGATCTGCTGAGGCCTTCCAGAGATCTAAGACCCCGACTCTAGTGGGGCCCAAATCTAAGTCGGCCTACCGTGGACTAATGCCTGGAGAGTATGCTGCTTATGGAGGAATCAGGACACACACGCCGACCTTTGGAATTACCAGAGATCAGGCCACAGCTATTGAACCGGCTGAAACACCCCCGCATAAAACACCTGCCCAAGAGCTGACAGTAGTAAAAAATACACCCCAAGTACAGGAGATTTCTGCCACACCATCGATTCCTATGATTGTTGTTTCGCAGATGCCTCAAACCACAGCAGTGACACCACCACCAGAAGCAAGAACAGTTTCTCCCAATATCCCAGAGAAACAACATCAGATCCAAGACACACCAAACATCCGGCCTGCAAATTCAAAGAAAATTCAAAAGACAGACTTACCAAAACCTCCTGTGACAAAACAAGCTCCCCCCGCTTCTGACAAAGACCCTATGAAGGCAGTAAGAAAGCTTCTTGGCAAAGAGAAAGTCCTGCCCTCAAAGGGTCAAGATCAGGCAAGTGTTGAACAGCTGGTGAAAAGTGTTGAGGTAGAGAAGATAAAAGCAGATTCTATACAAAATcaagaaaaggacaaaaaaggCGGAACTGTACCCACAGCTGAGAAGAAAGACGATTCGGCTCAAACTACCCAGAAGCCGAAGGCCTTGAAATCAAAATTGAGTGGCTGGTCCAGGCTGAAGAAGCACATGGTGGTGGAGCAGGAGGACCCTTCATTTCCACAGACACAAGGTGCAAGCCAGGATCAGAGCCAGGAGGTCAACGTCGATGGCTCCACCCCACCTAAAGCCTTAAAGATGTGGGATGCTGTCCTCTTTCAGATGTTCTCCAGCAAGGAGAACATCATGcaccaaattgaattgaagAAGAAGGAAGAGCAGCAGATAACACatgaaaataaagacaaagACAAGGCCAGGGATGAGACCAAGGAAATCCCCTCCTTTGCACACCGGCTGCCCATCTTGCTCTTCAGCCCCAAATTTGATGCCAAAAAGCTGAAGGAGGCGGCATCCAGGCCACTTACCAAGTTCTCCACTGTTTTTGAGATGGGTTTGATTGCACGCAAGGCCAAAGAAGATGAACCAAAAGACTTTAACAGAACAGCTAGAGGCTTCAGCTCTTCTTAA
- the lsp1a gene encoding uncharacterized protein lsp1a isoform X2: MSNALLRRNSSKQGLQNLIRLTAQRSVEDAEEVERERRRRAREEVYHRNSDAAPPGFQGVMKPHSSPSLEEDEGFSDWTQRRQQRRQQRLEEVAKGGREHCEVEERNRDTYGAPSEETITSACTSSSPSTRVLITETGNMAAHHESQVEERQPGEVSHTSEDFLFQVSKHDGDTSRQKVSSYPSTQPKSRSPRCSEQGETSGDVEVERHTEKIRRGLQEKECRELEQLKHRNAQAEHELEELTRRRELRRGLKSEEERRRQDDERLRATKEEEERRRMKEDIERRRMDAAVRMKSWSGDSGDTDKAFSPIKTPTHKITERTESLNRSLKKSNSFKKTTVIVPVRNIDDKMEQYAHAVENSQEPRGLKPSVVDLPNSLEAVTSKKNLFEAGDMQTSSPPKTSSCRDTDGLKVGVANLINQLVKGQPNISRPTQSQVTDVKYGDVMQKKNMWEIIGDSTGRSAPDIKGSAAVSKKFKFVVTGHGKYEKISVNQGNEADEKCEGCQSDY, encoded by the exons GTTAACAGCTCAGAGGAGCGTGGAGGATGCCGAGGAAGTGGAAAGAGAACGTAGAAGACGAGCTCGAGAGGAGGTCTATCACAGGAACAGTGATGCGGCGCCCCCAGG ATTTCAAGGTGTGATGAAGCCCCACAGCTCGCCATCTCTGGAGGAGGATGAAGGCTTCAGTGACTGGACGCAGCGCAGACAGCAGAGACGACAACAGCGCCTCGAGGAGGTGGCCAAGGGAGGACGGGAGCACTGCGAGGTGGAGGAACGCAACAGGGATACCTACGGAGCGCCCTCAGAAGAAACCATAACATCCGCCTGTACGTCATCATCTCCATCCACTCGTGTCCTGATCACAGAAACTGGCAACATGGCTGCACATCATGAAAGTCAG GTGGAGGAACGACAACCAGGCGAGGTGTCTCACACGTCAGAAGATTTCCTTTTCCAAGTTTCCAAACACGATGGAGACACTAGCCGACAGAAAGTCTCATCATATCCCAGCACACAACCCAAGAGCCGGTCTCCCAG GTGTAGTGAGCAGGGCGAGACGTCGGGCGACGTGGAGGTGGAGCGCCATACGGAGAAGATCCGCCGAGGTCTCCAGGAGAAGGAGTGTCGTGAACTGGAGCAGCTGAAGCATCGGAACGCACAAGCCGAGCACGAGCTAGAGGAGCTCACTAGGAGGAGAGAACTGAGGAGAGGCCTCAAAAGTGAGGAGGAACGGCGGCGACAAGACGACGAACGGCTACGTGCCACTAAAGAGGAG GAGGAACGTCGTCGTATGAAAGAGGACATAGAAAGGAGGAGAATGGATGCTGCTGTGCGGATGAAGAGCTGGAGCGGCGACAGCGGCGACACAGATAAAGCCTTCAGCCCCATCAAGACACCTACACACAAG ATTACAGAGAGAACAGAGTCCCTCAACCGCTCCCTAAAGAAAAG TAACAGTTTCAAAAAGACAACAGTGATTGTCCCTGTCCGCAACATTGATGACAAGATGGAGCAGTATGCTCATGCTGTAGAG AACTCTCAGGAACCTCGAGGATTGAAACCCTCAGTGGTTGACCTTCCCAACTCATTGGAGGCTGTTACTTCCAAGAAGAACTTGTTTGAGGCTGGTGATATGCAGACCAGCAGCCCACCCAAAACATCTTCCTGTCGG GACACTGACGGTTTAAAGGTCGGCGTTGCCAACCTCATCAACCAGTTGGTGAAGGGCCAACCGAACATTAGCCGACCTACACAGAGCCAAGTGACC GATGTGAAGTATGGAGATGTGATGCAGAAGAAAAACATGTGGGAGATTATTGGAGATTCAACAGGGAGGTCTGCCCCAGACATCAAG GGCTCAGCAGCAGTGAGTAAAAAGTTCAAATTTGTGGTGACGGGACATGGCAAGTATGAGAAGATCTCCGTGAATCAGGGAAATGAAGCTGATGAAAAATGTG aaGGCTGTCAAAGTGATTACTGA
- the lsp1a gene encoding uncharacterized protein lsp1a isoform X1, with the protein MSNALLRRNSSKQGLQNLIRLTAQRSVEDAEEVERERRRRAREEVYHRNSDAAPPGYASNQTDSDDTFQGVMKPHSSPSLEEDEGFSDWTQRRQQRRQQRLEEVAKGGREHCEVEERNRDTYGAPSEETITSACTSSSPSTRVLITETGNMAAHHESQVEERQPGEVSHTSEDFLFQVSKHDGDTSRQKVSSYPSTQPKSRSPRCSEQGETSGDVEVERHTEKIRRGLQEKECRELEQLKHRNAQAEHELEELTRRRELRRGLKSEEERRRQDDERLRATKEEEERRRMKEDIERRRMDAAVRMKSWSGDSGDTDKAFSPIKTPTHKITERTESLNRSLKKSNSFKKTTVIVPVRNIDDKMEQYAHAVENSQEPRGLKPSVVDLPNSLEAVTSKKNLFEAGDMQTSSPPKTSSCRDTDGLKVGVANLINQLVKGQPNISRPTQSQVTDVKYGDVMQKKNMWEIIGDSTGRSAPDIKGSAAVSKKFKFVVTGHGKYEKISVNQGNEADEKCEGCQSDY; encoded by the exons GTTAACAGCTCAGAGGAGCGTGGAGGATGCCGAGGAAGTGGAAAGAGAACGTAGAAGACGAGCTCGAGAGGAGGTCTATCACAGGAACAGTGATGCGGCGCCCCCAGGGTACGCGAGCAACCAGACAGACAGCGATGACAC ATTTCAAGGTGTGATGAAGCCCCACAGCTCGCCATCTCTGGAGGAGGATGAAGGCTTCAGTGACTGGACGCAGCGCAGACAGCAGAGACGACAACAGCGCCTCGAGGAGGTGGCCAAGGGAGGACGGGAGCACTGCGAGGTGGAGGAACGCAACAGGGATACCTACGGAGCGCCCTCAGAAGAAACCATAACATCCGCCTGTACGTCATCATCTCCATCCACTCGTGTCCTGATCACAGAAACTGGCAACATGGCTGCACATCATGAAAGTCAG GTGGAGGAACGACAACCAGGCGAGGTGTCTCACACGTCAGAAGATTTCCTTTTCCAAGTTTCCAAACACGATGGAGACACTAGCCGACAGAAAGTCTCATCATATCCCAGCACACAACCCAAGAGCCGGTCTCCCAG GTGTAGTGAGCAGGGCGAGACGTCGGGCGACGTGGAGGTGGAGCGCCATACGGAGAAGATCCGCCGAGGTCTCCAGGAGAAGGAGTGTCGTGAACTGGAGCAGCTGAAGCATCGGAACGCACAAGCCGAGCACGAGCTAGAGGAGCTCACTAGGAGGAGAGAACTGAGGAGAGGCCTCAAAAGTGAGGAGGAACGGCGGCGACAAGACGACGAACGGCTACGTGCCACTAAAGAGGAG GAGGAACGTCGTCGTATGAAAGAGGACATAGAAAGGAGGAGAATGGATGCTGCTGTGCGGATGAAGAGCTGGAGCGGCGACAGCGGCGACACAGATAAAGCCTTCAGCCCCATCAAGACACCTACACACAAG ATTACAGAGAGAACAGAGTCCCTCAACCGCTCCCTAAAGAAAAG TAACAGTTTCAAAAAGACAACAGTGATTGTCCCTGTCCGCAACATTGATGACAAGATGGAGCAGTATGCTCATGCTGTAGAG AACTCTCAGGAACCTCGAGGATTGAAACCCTCAGTGGTTGACCTTCCCAACTCATTGGAGGCTGTTACTTCCAAGAAGAACTTGTTTGAGGCTGGTGATATGCAGACCAGCAGCCCACCCAAAACATCTTCCTGTCGG GACACTGACGGTTTAAAGGTCGGCGTTGCCAACCTCATCAACCAGTTGGTGAAGGGCCAACCGAACATTAGCCGACCTACACAGAGCCAAGTGACC GATGTGAAGTATGGAGATGTGATGCAGAAGAAAAACATGTGGGAGATTATTGGAGATTCAACAGGGAGGTCTGCCCCAGACATCAAG GGCTCAGCAGCAGTGAGTAAAAAGTTCAAATTTGTGGTGACGGGACATGGCAAGTATGAGAAGATCTCCGTGAATCAGGGAAATGAAGCTGATGAAAAATGTG aaGGCTGTCAAAGTGATTACTGA